A genomic window from Glycine max cultivar Williams 82 chromosome 17, Glycine_max_v4.0, whole genome shotgun sequence includes:
- the LOC100794191 gene encoding probable folate-biopterin transporter 6, which translates to MLEVKSNLPSHQNPVPSLPHETEPMGENDNKTKKNLLSLLTEPIQWIQSLSSQLNPTFVIGVFIIYGIGQGFSGSLFKVVSDYYWKDVQKIQPSTVQLYVGFYFIPWVLKPLWGILTDAFPVRGYRRRPYFIISGVIGAISAAVVAFAGNLAAVAALMCFLGVSASLAIADVTIDACIARNSIEMRKLAPDLQSLCGFCSGAGALVGYLASGFFVHRLGTQESLGLMALSPALTIVLGFVIYENRTSASHIEKQAVESVGMKIRSMYQTMLYPHVWKPSLYMFLALTLNVTTHEGHFYWYTDPKAGPAFSQEFVGVIYAIGAVASLIGVLIYHKALKDYQFRDLVFYAQLLYGISGVLDLIFILRWNLVIGIPDYFFVVLEESATRITSKIRWMPMMVLSTQLCPLGIEGTFFALLMCIDSIGALFSKWGGGMLLRVLHITRTDFTNLWLAVLIRDMLRFATLALVFLVPKTDQYEELLPSEVSGKNTSEKVHEEETLELVPIHGKTEV; encoded by the exons ATGTTGGAAGTCAAATCAAATCTCCCATCTCATCAAAACCCAGTTCCCTCCCTTCCCCATGAAACAGAGCCAATGGGTGAGAACgataacaaaaccaaaaaaaacctCCTCTCCCTCCTAACAGAGCCAATCCAATGGATCCAAAGTCTCTCCTCACAGCTCAACCCAACCTTCGTAATCGGCGTATTCATAATCTACGGCATAGGCCAAGGCTTCTCCGGCTCGCTCTTCAAG GTAGTCTCAGACTACTACTGGAAAGACGTGCAGAAAATTCAACCCTCCACCGTTCAACTCTACGTCGGCTTTTACTTCATCCCGTGGGTTCTCAAACCTCTCTGGGGAATCCTCACCGACGCCTTCCCCGTCCGCGGCTACCGCcgccgaccgtattttattatCTCCGGCGTGATTGGCGCCATCTCCGCCGCGGTTGTCGCATTCGCCGGGAACCTCGCCGCCGTTGCCGCGCTGATGTGCTTCCTAGGCGTGTCGGCGTCGCTTGCCATCGCTGATGTTACGATTGACGCGTGCATTGCGAGGAACAGCATCGAGATGAGGAAGCTCGCGCCGGACCTGCAGAGCCTCTGTGGGTTCTGCTCCGGCGCCGGCGCGCTCGTCGGATACCTCGCCAGCGGGTTCTTCGTGCACCGTCTTGGAACTCAG GAGTCGTTGGGTCTTATGGCGCTTTCTCCGGCTTTGACAATTGTGCTGGGTTTTGTGATTTATGAGAACAGAACAAGTGCGTCGCATATTGAAAAGCAG GCTGTGGAGAGTGTAGGAATGAAGATTAGAAGCATGTACCAAACAATGTTGTATCCTCATGTGTGGAAGCCTTCTCTTTACATGTTCCTTGCCCTGACTCTGAATGTAACCACTCACGAAGGACATTTTTACTGGTATACAGATCCAAAAGCCGGCCCTGCATTCTCTCAG GAGTTTGTAGGGGTGATCTATGCAATTGGTGCAGTGGCTTCATTAATAGGGGTTCTAATCTACCACAAGGCTCTAAAAGACTACCAATTTAGAGACCTAGTATTCTATGCACAACTCCTATATGGCATATCTGGTGTGTTGGACCTGATCTTCATCCTCCGTTGGAATTTGGTCATTGGAATCCCTGACTATTTCTTTGTTGTCCTTGAAGAAAGTGCTACAAGAATCACAAGCAAAATCAGGTGGATGCCCATGATGGTACTCAGCACCCAGTTGTGCCCTTTAGGCATTGAGGGAACCTTTTTTGCTCTGTTAATGTGCATTGATAGCATTGGTGCCCTTTTCTCCAAATGGGGTGGAGGGATGCTTCTTCGTGTCCTCCACATCACTAGAACTGACTTTACAAACCTTTGGCTGGCTGTTCTTATAAGGGACATGCTTAGGTTTGCTACACTTGCTTTGGTTTTTCTTGTCCCTAAGACAGATCAATATGAGGAACTGCTTCCTTCTGAGGTTTCAGGAAAGAACACGAGTGAAAAGGTACATGAAGAAGAGACTTTGGAGCTTGTCCCCATCCATGGCAAGACTGAAGTTTAG